tttgttcttaggGAATTTTCGAATTATTTTGGTGACtttattcttttactttttgaatagaAATTATATTGAATATCTATTTGCTGTAATATTGAAGGGCATGATGAATTATGAGATCGAATTCGAGCGTATTGAAGGAATTCCAGGTGATGAGGAAACTTTAGTTGAAAACATTGTTCGGTTAAGCAGAAGAGGTGAAGACTATTTCCTCAATGGCAGGTTGACATATCACGATGATCTTGGAGAAGATGTACTAGTAAGTAActgagatttcttttttttaaattgaaataggtACAAAGGTACATTTGTCTTTCAGCATACGGTTACCACAACTTACAGCGCCGATGGAAGTACCCTTTTTCGTACTCATCCATACACCGTTCAAAAATCTTCCatttgtgaatttttcaaaactatctaCAGACAATACGGGCAGCCTTGGATAAAGGGTCACACAGATTTTCCGGATGTACCTAAAGAAGGGAGATGTCCTCTACCAAAGGTAAGTTTAAGATTCCGATACATATACgcattaaatatttgtattttgaaggTATTCTAAAACTTAACAGGGAAGCTGGTACATAAAAGATATGTCAATCCTGAATGGAACTATTTTACCAATGCATGCTCCCAAAGGCTTATGGAAAATGGTGCAGAAAATTGagagaaatggaaaaataattggAGGCTTGACAATTCTGGCAAGAATTTCGGTGAAATTGGTTTAGAATATGTTTCGAAGTTTATCAGGATTGTAGAAATAAAGCCACATAAAGATATTgaataaaagcaatttttaaaaataatagcccaattatttttaagtttttttgaagaTGATGTATACATAGTTAGAACTGAAGAATAAACATGTTTAACTAAAGATATTCAGTACCTTCATGTATATGGAAAACTAAACTAGATATTCtccttttttatcaaaatttttcatctggaaaaatatgttttaaattttatagacaTTAACCCCTTactgcatgatttttttttcttcatgaaaaaaatatatgtgatagttaattataattaaaaaaacacgtgtttcaggaatttagatttttttgagaaaaaagtggaGAATTTTGCGATTTCCGGTTTGGATCATATATGGCACATTGAGCAGAAAtggaacaaaacatttttcaataaattaaatcaattatttattcaaaaaattatgtagtATGGAATATCGTGAAACAGTTCCTTTTCTCATTCAAACAAAGATTTACTTTGAATTTTCGGCACTCCACATAAGATCTTCCAGGGCAGTCTGGAACTTTACACCGCTTTCTTGTGGTCCAAACAGGAAGGTGATCTAATTGATCTAATCGAACGTCCTGCGATGGCATTATGGCAACAGGTCccttcaatttcttcaattgtaGATTATTCTCCATGACATAAGAGGGTCGTCCACGTTTGTTTGTTGTACTTGGTTTGCTGGCATGGCATAAATCTTCGGCTACCGCGCACTTAAAATCTGCTAGTGGCAGCCACGCCTCAGAACCATCAAGCGTTCGTCTGTACAATAGCCACGCATTCACGGCTGTCATGTCGATCATGTGGAAGAATATtctgtggtaaaattttgttgatctaatttgtattctatAGTAGCCAAGAAGAGCATCCAACAGATCAACTCCACCCATATGCCGATTATATGCCATGACAGCTTTTGGACATGATACAGTTTggtagctcttttcttttttgttgaagcgtTGGACTTCAGAAGACGGTTTGCTGCCGATATATGTCGAAGCAAGGTTCACAATTCTGTTGTCAAACCATGTTACTACAGAAATATCCAGGTTATCAATTGTCACCAGTTTTTCCACAGTTGgacctcttccttttttttcaattccttttcgGTAGGAACTTTATATCCCGGAATCCGATTGGCTTTTATTGTTCCTAGCGGTAAAATCGCTTTCTTTGCAAGATAAGTCAACAGCGGTAAGGACGTGTACCAGTTgtcaaagaataatttgtagttGAATCCGTCGGGAATAGTTCTCACCAGTCGAACAACAACGTCACTGGATGTACTTATCTTTGGCAAATCGGTTACCAACTGTACATGTCCTTGGGCTCCAGTATAAAGTTCAAAGTCGTAGCTGAATCCAGAGCTACCACtgagaacaaaatatttatatccccatttgtgttgttttttttgggtTATATTGCCGCATAGATGATATGCTTTTGGTTGGTATGATTTGTTCATCTACTGCCATATACTCTTCTCTGGGGACAGTAAGGAGTCTCTGCCTTGTTTGGTCCAAGAATggtcttatttttttgaagggGATCATGTCCTGGTTGTCCTTTGGGTACTTGCGTCGAGTTGGTGTTGAAAtgtatgaatttttttatttcttcgaaaCGGTTACATGCCATTACAGAGTTAATTTTTGGGTAACCTAGGCTTTCATTCCAATAAAACCTAGTTGATGGTAACTGTACGATGGACATGTACAGGCATATTCCAACAAACTGTTCATGTTTCATTGCTGTAATATGGGCAATCTTTTCGGGACGTTTTTCACAGGAGTATCGGATAGTTTCTTGCTCtatatatttgaacatttcGTCTGTAAACAAGTACTTGTAGAATTGTACTGGCGTATCCAAGCTCCTTATTTCCTCAGGTAATGTCGTATCACCTGTGAATGCGGTTTCATGATcacctttttccaaaaacccaTCCCGCCATCGGTGTTTTTCAGCTCTCGCACTTCTACTTGAGGGAGGTATCATCTGGGATAGAGGAATATTATCCTCTAATTCCCAATCGGATTCATCAGACTCTGGAATATATAGAGGCGGAAGATTTTTGTTCACCTCGTGCTCATCATCCGATAGATCTTCGTCACTGCTGTTGTCGGGAAAATTTTGGATAGTAGTATGGATACCTCCGTAAAACCGATGTGGGTCCATATCACGtaaatatgtatgaatgtaggtaaaaaaaaatatttaacttttgtgCTCTTATTGCATGTTGGTTCAAATGAACGTATATTTCTGCATGGTGTGCCATATTTGATCCAAACCGTTTTTTCAACTTATAAGTACTTGTTACTTcataaaatcgaaaaacttcatattgtcaataatatttatattatttgctttcttggtatattttttttcaatcactacattttatatttatattttttatacaattttgaatttctcaaaaacgcATTTCTCCTACTGCACCCTTTGTGACGAGTTTGACGGAAAAATTAGTTGCCGAAACTCGTTCACAGATAAcgtttatcaataaaatttagagCGTTCATGTTACTAATTTCACACTGTATGTACAAAACAACAGAATTAGTTGAAAACTGGAAAATATCGacaaaaatacggtttggctCATAAATGAGCCACCATGCAGTAAAGGGTTAAAGCTTTTATTACTTCacgaatttcaaaatatttggctatatatagtttttatattcAACAAATACATATCTTATTTCTTTCCAAGCTATTGAAATACAATATGTTCTTCCAATAAAAACTGTGCATCTCAAGACGTCTCAACAGTGACAGttcatgaacaaaaaaatatcaaacaaacctaaatctgAGGAACGgacttatttaattcaaatataagAAACTAGACGTTATATAAATTAATCGAATCAATTTTAGCGTCCTAAAACAATATCTACTTTAGCTTTAGGTGGCTTGAGTAACATTTTAATCAATCGTGTGAAAAttaggaaaaatcgaatttttgtaaaagaaataaagtgaAGAAATCgttagtatttttaattttcgggaCACAATCGACCGACTCATCTTATTTGACTATAAAATTCAGTTTATAGATCAGTTTAAGATCTAagcatttattattaataaaaaatgtgttcacatgcaaaaaaaaaaaaaaaacaaagttacaaAGTAAATTAgctcaaaattattaaaattgattctCGAAAATACCTTGAAAATAGTTATTATTCGTGAAAACATTATCACACGTGAGATTATCTATACCAACTACACATTTTGCTTGTTAAATAAAGCACTTTTATAAGTTTTTCGAAATGTAAATGTTCAATGCTAATGATAACAAGAAtcgataaataatttgatacaaTCATTAAcacatattaaaataatttattttccaatataAAAGCAAATATGATGCTCTGGAAAttcaaagtttgttttaaaatttcaacaataatGCACAAATTAAAAAGCCTACTTTTGATCTTAGGAACTTTTGGTAGCTCcttggtattatttttaatatttataaaataaaatgcaactaAGTTGacaataaatgttattttagtGTACGAGGGACTACGATTTTGAGTTCGAACGTATTGAAGCAATAAAAGGAGAAGAACAAACTTTGGTTGATTATTCTGCCGTACGTCTTACTCGGCCTGGGCGAGGTGAAAAATACGTTGTTAACGGAAATATGATTTATCCCCAAGATTTGGGTGAAGATGTCATGGTATGAATATCGTTCTGTTATAAgaaaatttcaagaattatATTTCATCAACAGCATATGGTTAAAACAACTTATAGTCCAGGTGGAACTAGTCAATTTCGAGCACATCCATACACAGTCCAACAATCAACtatttgtgaatttttcaaaactttttacagGAAATACGGACAACCTTGGATTGAAGGACACACCGATTTTCCTATTATTCCTGAAGAAGGCATTTGTCCGCTACCTAAAGTAacactttgatttttctttgttttttttttttaataatatgtaattaatttcgattaattaatttatagggaaactattatttaaaagatttactGCTTGACGAAGACTTGCTTCCGGATCATGCTCCAAAAGGTTTATGGAAGTTGGAACAAATATTTCAGAAGGACGGTAAATGTGTTGGTGGTCTGGCAATGTTTGCTAGAATAACCAATaaagtttgattaaaaacattatgacactaaatttaagaaattattgttcttaaacttattcataaataaatttaaataaccatttataaaaaaaaagaagaaaagtacAATTTGCATGTTTTAAATTCGAGTCaagatttattttgattaatcTGTTGATATAAGTAAATGTAGGAAAATAACTAAAAGAATTCatagtttttgttatattatttgtCGTgtaatattgatttcaaattcgaattttgatttctttaaaattttaaatacaactagaacaaaaaattcatgtgaaaataattaaaacaaataaaatacaatcctGCATTACTTCATTCTTCATACAATattgttatattatttaatcACTGTTTAAATTCACGTTAACAATTCTaaactattcaaaaaaataatcaaacacaaaaaaatgcgTCAATaggtaaaatttcaaaatgtattaaaattttaacaaggtacaattcaaagacattttgttttgtataaaaaatgagaccttaatttaatgacattctataattttaaacgaACAGGTACGAACACTCTTTTGTGTAGTAGATGCATGTTTCAGTATAAAACTGAACTCCAGAATATCCAGCGATACAAGTTTAACAAACGGGAATCATTTCAAGCTAGTTTTAATTACCCGCTGGAACTCTTTCTAATCGAtcgttatcaacaaaaaaaagattcaaacatGAATACCGGGGAGTCGAAAAAGAAGTTATGTAGGTAGTAATATCACTTCCCTGTCCATCATCATCTACCATTTGAATCTATGTATGCTTATTTTAATCGCCTTGACCATCTATAAATtgagatacaaatttttaaaatagatgaAGAACTGGTTGTGAaacgaaaacagaaaaaaataacaaaaataagctcaaaaactcaaaaactcaaATTCCTTCCTCAACAAATACTTTCTGCCAATAAAACTTGTCAAATTCTACAGGTGGGTATGGGCAATCTTATATAGAGGAATAGCAGACTTATATGTATGTCTCTGACGTACGCTCCCAGTAATTGCTCATGTACAATGTTTTGATAGCTCTTGATCGTTGCAGTGTTCCACCTTCATTACGCCAGCTGATTGCCTTGCAAAAATGAGCTGCTAAAAACCAGCGGGGCAAGAAAACAGCTAACAGCAAACAACCaccaaaaaagacaaaaagcTTTGGCACGCCATCGCCATCGGCATGGCAGTGGCAACAGTGCCAGTCATATAGTCATCCGGAGTCGCTGGCTGTAGGACCAGTCTTAGTGTTGTTGTACTGAGTTTCTATTTCTGATGTGACCATAATACATTTCAGCAAGTAATTCGTTTTCTATGTTTGGTAAAATGAGTCACCTTCCGTTGGAAGTCGGTATTTTGCTTTCtcagttctttttttagtttttttatttccttgcagTCAGGTTCGTGTCTTGGCCGTTGCGCCAGATTAGCAAGAAATTTTTATTGGTTTCGATTGTAATTGAAACACTACTAAGTTTTTTTCTGAAGATgtactaaattttattaaaaatttactcaaCACTATTAACACAATAACATAATATTTCAGAATCATTTTACTGACGAAATGATACAAATgttatttccatttaattttgtagttttactaaaaaattgaTCATAACGCTACTATAACAATGTGTTAtctatttgtattgtttttccttcaaaaattatacagtaaaaataataattttagggAACAATTATCAGTTAATTCAGTGGTACACTCGGACACATGAGCATTTAATCCtcgaaaagtaatttttggtcattaaaattgctttctcaaattagtctttcgaattcggcttaaaattatTGATCCCCTTCATCGCTGACAACATAACTCTAGAGCAGGAATAGTCGAGAggtttaagtcactaggccctcaGCGGACTGTTGCGTTATCTAATTGTAGATACATGTTTAAAAACAGATTCAAAAGAGCTTTGACGAAATGTAACTACAATTCAAGagatttgttacttttttttgataaattgggATTAAGGCTCATCAAGTCGTATAGCTTTCTATCAAATACACGATATTTTGTTTCCAGTATTTTCTAGAAGAATTATTAAATTAGGCGCATAACATGTAGCTACATTTTTGCCATATTACATATATATGTTTATTGCTGTAATTTgtaattaacaatttaatacAATCATGAACATGGAATAATTGTATTAATGATATGATAAGATCGACAGCAGAATTCGCCAAAgccaaacaattatttaaattctacaaaatctATTGCATTAACACATCAAAGTTTTCACAACTAAGTTTTTTCTGTTAGTCAATTATCCGAAGCTGGAAAATGTGGACAcaagattatttatttgttttattctatGTTTGCACCTGCTACTGGTTTAATGTGGTGAGTTTAATTTCATGgactttatgaaaattatttgaattctaACTTACTTATTTTTTAGTTGTGTGAACTCgattatttgataattttagaTCGAATGGAATCTATCAAAGGAGATAGAGAAGACCTTGTTAATTTTTCCGAATGGAAAGTATCTCGGAAaggttcaaattattttataagtgGAAATTTTACATACGAAGTTGATATGGATGATTCTTTTTCGGTAACTTTAACATTTCAATATCGAATAATTTaaggatgtttttattttgaaaatctgctTCAACAGAGAGGGATAACTACCGCATACAGTCCATTTGCAAATAGTCACTTTATTAAGCAACCATTTCAACTTGAAAAAGTTCCCATGTGTATATTTCATAAtacaacttataagaaatacattGAACCAACATTTAAGGGACATACAAATTTTCCTGAAATACCAGCTGAAGGACTATGTCCAATTCCAAAGGTAATTTATCTGATACtccaaatttaatttcgaattaAGGACACACTTTTTTTCAAGGGAACCTATTTTGCAAAGGATGCTGCTTTGGATGAAAAAAATCTTCCTATTCATATGCCAAGAGGTTTATGGAGattagaagaaaaatattttaaggataAAAACTGCATTGGAGGGTTGAGACTGTTTGCACATATCaaagataaaaattaaaagaaaaaagagtctgttaaattgtcttgtttaaaaatttaccaaaatggtcatacaaatatttcttttttttcctaccACTTGAgccgaaaactaattttttgttatatttgttgtttttcgtgCTTGCTTAAAATCtttgttagttggattttttaaagaaattaaataaacattaccaacaatattttgcatttaatgaaaacattttttttaaggagttttttagtggaaacccaatttttactcattttaatagcattttttgaagatttctaacatttattattatgaagtcaataccttcaatTTTTCCGAGATCTCAAgaatatcaatcaatcaaatcaatttttaaaaactttgcgtACATTTCTTTATagatcttaatttttataaaacaaaaattgactgttgaattctcatacaaattttactgaacgtcgaaaacaatattttccaatatcttaaatttttaaaagatatttgagtcaaaaatcaatttttaccaacttttggtatagattttaaacaaaactgtcaattcgatttgaccatatgtcaaaaacgttattcttcgttgtttaTCTAggagataaaattgtttttgttcgtaaattgTTCGAGGTGActattttatttcgattctagtgactttgaaacgtcgagaaacgtcaaaatttccaattagacAAATCTgagcgattacaataacttcctatggg
This window of the Eupeodes corollae chromosome 3, idEupCoro1.1, whole genome shotgun sequence genome carries:
- the LOC129951711 gene encoding uncharacterized protein LOC129951711, whose translation is MHALGTIILFLGNFRIILGMMNYEIEFERIEGIPGDEETLVENIVRLSRRGEDYFLNGRLTYHDDLGEDVLHTVTTTYSADGSTLFRTHPYTVQKSSICEFFKTIYRQYGQPWIKGHTDFPDVPKEGRCPLPKGSWYIKDMSILNGTILPMHAPKGLWKMVQKIERNGKIIGGLTILARISVKLV
- the LOC129951705 gene encoding uncharacterized protein LOC129951705 → MMLWKFKVCFKISTIMHKLKSLLLILGTFGSSLCTRDYDFEFERIEAIKGEEQTLVDYSAVRLTRPGRGEKYVVNGNMIYPQDLGEDVMHMVKTTYSPGGTSQFRAHPYTVQQSTICEFFKTFYRKYGQPWIEGHTDFPIIPEEGICPLPKGNYYLKDLLLDEDLLPDHAPKGLWKLEQIFQKDGKCVGGLAMFARITNKV
- the LOC129951706 gene encoding uncharacterized protein LOC129951706, producing the protein MWTQDYLFVLFYVCTCYWFNVLCELDYLIILDRMESIKGDREDLVNFSEWKVSRKGSNYFISGNFTYEVDMDDSFSRGITTAYSPFANSHFIKQPFQLEKVPMCIFHNTTYKKYIEPTFKGHTNFPEIPAEGLCPIPKGTYFAKDAALDEKNLPIHMPRGLWRLEEKYFKDKNCIGGLRLFAHIKDKN